The genome window CAGAACTTAATTTTAGATATTATTTTGAGTTGACTAATGTGGCGAGGACTTACTTTTATCCGGCATTAACAATCTCCGGCTCGGTGGGTTATTCGGCTCTGCAACTGGAAAACTTTCTTAAACCAATCTCCCTTGCGGCAAGCATCGGCGCGGGACTGACCCAGCCGATATTCAACAGACGCGCCAATATAACCCGCCTGGAAGTTGCCAAGGCCCAGCAGAAGGAGGCGCTGCTCAATTTTGAGAATGTGCTGCTTACAGCCGGACAACAAGTGTCGGATGCCATGTCGCTACACAACACTGCCCTTGATAAAATAGCGATCCGCAGCTATCAGTTGGAAGCATTGCAGAAATCGGTTAGCTATTCAGGCGAGCTACTCCAAAACGGTTTTGCCAACTACAACGAGGTCATTACGGCCCGACAAAGTTTGTTGCAAGCGGAGCTTGGAAGCATTAATGACCAATTGCAACGGTTGCAATCAGTGGTTAACTTATACAGGTCGTTGGGAGGAGGTTGGGCTAGTCCCTGATATTGTTTGGTAAATGGCTTTATAATCTTAAAATTGAAACAATGATAAATAAACTATTATCCTATGCGGCCGGGTTACAAGCGACCGGCATTAATGCTGCCCGATGGGGTATTGTGATTGTAATGTTATGGATTGGCGGTTTGAAAGCTTTTCAATATGAAGCTGCCGGCATCGTGCCGTTTGTAGCCAATAGTCCATTTATGAACTTCTTTTATAAATACGATGCGCCAGAATATAAGCAGCATATGAATAAGGAAGGTGAATTAAAGCCCGAAAATGTCGCATGGCATCAAGCCAACCATACTTATATTTTTTCTTATGGGTTGGGCACAGTAATCATTCTGATTGGCTTTTTGGTAGCGCTGTACCCGGTATTTCCCGCAGTCTCAGCATTTGGAAGTTTTCTTGTTATCATGATGTCAATTGTCACATTGTCATTTCTGATTACCACACCTGAAACCTGGGTGCCATCACTTGGTGACGCCGAGTATGGGTTCCCTTATCTGAGTGCAGCAGGGCGACTTGTGATTAAAGATATTATCATGCTTGGTGCAGGGATTGCTACGATGGCCCAGGCCGCCAGAAAGTATTTAACCGCACAGCAAACGAGCGGGTAGTAAGGCAGCTTTATCATGTAATGTTGTTCTTCAATACAAATCAACTAAACTAGATAATGTAATGAACAAGTCGCTCAACCTAGTAGTTATGACAGCATTTATTGTCTCTGCCTGCAACACTTCTGAACAGTCGGATCAAGGAAAGGATACCACGCTCATCAGCCTTTCACCTAAGACGATGAAACAGATAGCAGCGGTAGATGAACGTTATCAGTCTTATAATGTGGAAACAGTGGAGGTCGCAGGCGGGCAGTTCTGGAAACCTTATCACTTGATGGACAGCTTGCCGGACCTGGCTGCAAATTCAACTTACGACGTCTCACAAACCAATGATCAGCTGTACCGGCAATTGAAACCCCTTGATCTGACAGACAAAAGGTTGCTAATCCTGGCTAAAGGGTTAGCCCCTGCGTATGTACGAATGAGTGGTACGTGGACAAATGGTATTTATTTCCAGGACAACGACCAGCCGAAGTTGACGAAGGCGCCTGCCGGTTTCGTCAATGTGATGTCAAGAAAAGAATTTGGAGGGTTGCTGGATTTTGTTAAAGCTACCGATTCAAAACTGGTTACTTCGTTTGCAGTATCCAATGGTGTAAGGGATGCGCAAGGCGTATGGACGCCAAAACAAGCCCAGAAACTAGCGGATTTTGCCAAGAGTGTAGGTGGCAAAATTGCAGCAGCCGAACTGTTTAATGAACCAACAATGCCGACGGCTGGCGGTGAAATCAGTAAGGCGTATAACGCGGAAAACTTCGCCAAGGACATGGCTGCTTTTAATGCCTGGGCCGAAAAGGCAGTTCCTGATATGCTGGTGCTAGGGCCAGGTTCAGTAGGTGAAGGGTCGCCCAACGTTTCTCTTCAGGGGATGGGAATGAATATTTTGCCAACCGAGGATATGTTAGCTGCTAAACCCAATCCTAAATTCGATGTTTTCTCCTATCATTATTACGGAGCGGCTTCCATGCGCATGATTCGCAGTGGGCCTTTTTCGGTAAAAGCTGAAAATGCGCTGGACGCAGGTTGGTTGCTGAAAACAGATACGGTCGCACATTATTATGCGGGTTTAAGGGATAAGTATAACCCTGGCATTCCTTTGTGGATCACAGAAACGGCGCAGGCTGCGGGTGGAGGCGACCCATTCTCAGCGACTTTCCTTGACACTTTCCGCTACCTGTACCAAATGGGATCCTTGGCCAAGAAAGGGGTAAAGGTTATCATGCATAATACCCTTATTGCCAGCGAGTACAGTCTGATCGACCAGGATACACATTTGCCTAAACCAAATTACTGGGCAGCGTATCTGTGGGCCAAACTTATGGGCACCCAGGTTTACGAAACAGGGCAGGGGACAAAGGGCGTTTATGTTTTTGCTCACAACATGAAAGGGAGCAAGGCAGGTGTAACGCTGCTGGTAATCAATACAAATAAGAAAGAAGCTCCAATCCATATCGATATAGACTCCGAGCACTATTTGCTGACTTCCTCTCAATTGGAAGGACAAACCATACAGCTTAACGGGACAGATCTGAAACTCGAAGACAATGGTGAGTTGCCAGTTTTAAAGGGCAAGCCAGTAAAGAGCGGTGAGCTGACGGTTCCGCCAACCAGCATTAGCTTTTTTGCGATCCCGGATGCTGGTATAACGGGTCCAAAATAAGGATTTGAATAGCCCTGGATTTATTGTGGCAAATGATTTGAACCTGTCGCAGGTAAATAATCATTCATATACTAATGAACCATCCAAGCGTTACCCAGAATTGCTGGGTTATGCTATTTTTTCTTAGCTCATTTACCCGATAGTCCACCCCAAGCTCTATTTTATTATTAGCGGTAGCAGTATATCCTAGGGTAGGTAAAATGCCGATCTCAAAGTCGGATTCATCACGTGACCAAATACCAAGAAAGTCATTGTTGACCT of Dyadobacter chenhuakuii contains these proteins:
- a CDS encoding DUF417 family protein, with translation MFGKWLYNLKIETMINKLLSYAAGLQATGINAARWGIVIVMLWIGGLKAFQYEAAGIVPFVANSPFMNFFYKYDAPEYKQHMNKEGELKPENVAWHQANHTYIFSYGLGTVIILIGFLVALYPVFPAVSAFGSFLVIMMSIVTLSFLITTPETWVPSLGDAEYGFPYLSAAGRLVIKDIIMLGAGIATMAQAARKYLTAQQTSG